One Phaseolus vulgaris cultivar G19833 chromosome 11, P. vulgaris v2.0, whole genome shotgun sequence genomic window carries:
- the LOC137833788 gene encoding uncharacterized protein, with the protein MSADSQSSKSPTFHPAFAVSNINNHIKITLDTENVHYAHWTELFINTAKSFDVADHIVLPKADKPITKDAQWERLDAIVKQWIYSTISTDLLHTIITSGATAQETCDRLADIFQDNKHSRTVFLEQEFARIHMDRYPTVSAYCQYLKMLADKLANVGSSVSDNRLVLQLVTGLSVDYATIATLIEQSNPLPSFYKARSMLLLVETCRSRAVTTDTALVASKQLDPHPISKLQPHPLVPTLDHHMVVVKAIKVPNWTPPPCPYPTSSWTPRQPSTASSSPSILGPRPQQAFVSQSAPAEPSTGMFVPADIVAAMQTLSLQPPDDNWYMDTGVTSHMTADQGSPYEKSIAEMQ; encoded by the exons ATGTCGGCCGACTCCCAAAGTTCGAAATCACCAACCTTTCATCCTGCTTTCGCTGTTTCTAATATCAATAACCACATCAAAATCACTCTTGATACAGAAAACGTCCATTATGCACACTGGACAGAACTTTTTATCAACACTGCCAAGTCGTTTGACGTGGCCGACCATATCGTGCTACCCAAAGCAGACAAGCCAATTACCAAAGACGCCCAATGGGAACGTCTCGATGCTATTGTCAAACAATGGATATATAGCACCATTAGTACGGACCTTCTCCATACTATCATCACATCAGGAGCCACCGCCCAAGAAACTTGTGACCGCCTTGCCGACATCTTTCAAGACAACAAACACTCCAGAACCGTCTTTCTCGAACAAGAATTTGCTCGTATTCATATGGACCGGTACCCTACTGTTTCGGCCTACTGTCAGTATTTGAAGATGCTTGCCGACAAACTTGCAAATGTTGGATCATCGGTCAGTGACAACCGTCTCGTTCTCCAACTGGTGACGGGACTCTCGGTCGATTACGCCACCATTGCCACCCTCATTGAACAAAGTAATCCTCTTCCCTCTTTCTATAAAGCTCGTTCTATGCTTCTCTTGGTAGAAACATGTCGCTCTCGTGCTGTCACAACAGACACTGCTCTTGTTGCATCAAAACAACTTGATCCACATCCTATCTCTAAACTCCAGCCACATCCACTGGTGCCAACACTCGACCACCATATGGTCGTGGTAAAGGCAATAAAG GTTCCCAATTGGACACCACCGCCTTGCCCATACCCTACGAGTTCTTGGACACCACGACAACCATCAACCGCTTCATCTTCCCCTAGCATCCTTGGCCCTCGTCCTCAACAAGCGTTCGTCTCCCAGTCCGCACCTGCCGAGCCCTCAACCGGTATGTTTGTTCCTGCGGATATTGTTGCGGCTATGCAAACACTCTCTCTTCAACCACCAGATGACAACTGGTATATGGACACTGGGGTCACCTCTCATATGACGGCTGACCAAG GATCTCCATACGAAAAATCAATTGCTGAGATGCAATAG